The sequence below is a genomic window from Setaria italica strain Yugu1 chromosome IV, Setaria_italica_v2.0, whole genome shotgun sequence.
CCGTGCTGGAGATTTTTATGGCCAATAAGCAGGATTCCCTCCTTGctttacttatttttttccagCGACTGCTACTGATTCCTTTATACGTTTGCTGGCttatttggcaaaaaaaaaattagagtaagAAATTAATCAGTCAGTTGGATATTCGGGAGAAGTAATTTAATCGTTTTATTCCCTGGGTGTAGATAGAATTAGGTAAGATAAAATTGATTGGAAAGCTTCAAATTAGACCAAAGCAATTCTGTCTGCTAGAATAAAAAAAAGCGCTTCCGAATTGATCTCATCCTTTATATTATAAAATACCTCTCTTATCCATTTAGAGCATATTGATCAATTTATAAGAATCGAATGTTTTGTTTTTATGTTATTTTGTGATAGAATGAAAAGAATTCTATATATAATGGGTTGGGAATTCTGCCTAGATCCTTGTATAAATGGAAATTTTATTGATAAGACCTTGATTGTAGCCAGTATTTTATTGCAAATAACTTTGACAATGGAAAAAATTGGACCCATAAGTAAAAGTTCAGGAATGGAAATGCTTACTTTGCCTTCGCTGAAGGTCTCCGTCACCGGTGGTCTGCAGCTCGACTAACCAGCCGGCAAGAGAAGCGCTTTCCACGACGAGGAGCAGAAAAGAGGGCAAGGAAAGGGCTGATCCGGGCACGCGATGGCGTCTGTCTGATAAAAAGAACTGACAGAAACGCGTTCGcattcagggggtgtttgggaacacctattaaaatttaacacctgtcacatcgaatatttggatgctaattaggagtactaaacataagctaattacaaaactaattgcacagatggagtataattcgcgagacgaatctattaagtctaattagtccatgatttgacaatgtggtgctacagtaaccatttgctaatgatggattaattatgcttaatagattcgtctcacgaattagcacaaggttctgcaattagttttataattagctcatatttagttctcttaattagcatccgaacatccaatgtgacactgttaaagtttagcacctcgtatccaaacagtgCCTCAGTTGATGTTGATCGCCCCCCCACATCCTGACGTGATGATGAGAACGAGCGAGTGCTAGGCAGAAGAGAATAGTGAGCACCGACCAGCGTGATCCACATGTGTGTCAGTGTGTGCACTGTTTACACAACACATGGCGTAGCATCGAGCATCGTTGGCGGCAGACAGAGAGCACAGGCTTCGCGGCAGAAGACAATCTGTCAGTGAGCCCATCCGGATCTGTCTACCAAGCAGAAGCAGCAAGTGCAGATTAGTAACATTTTTTTCAGAGAAAATATTAAAAGGCTCGTCTGCCGATGCTGGATCAATTCACCGAACGCTGGATCAGATCAGCTTATCCTAACTCATGatcatcctctctctctctctgccggATACCAAACCTGCCTGCTAAAACAATGTGACAAAACAAACGTGAAGACGAAACATAAATGTCCAGGTACATTGTGCTTGGCAAAACCAACTGGCTGGGTATgatctactccctctgtcccttgATAACTGTTGCTTGGGAAGTATGCTTCCCAAGCCACGGATAAAAAGGGACGGAGGAGGTAGGCGTCTAGCCAAACATGTGAATAGTATCATGTTTTGAAATTTAAACCAAGACGATACAATAAATGTTTCAGGTGATGATTGGACGGCATACTGCAGTTTTTGTCAGTGGAACCAGTACCTGATGGCCTTTCAGTGTGAAAGCATGGACCATATTGATAAACAACATTCAGACTTTCGGTTCTTTATCACCATGAACTCGAATATACGTCCttctaaaaaaagaatatacgtcgccgacggctactattCGCCGCGATTCGAGTAGTCGTATGTGGACTCAGCCAGTGGTCACTGTCAAGTGCTCTTGACAAACTGTATGGATCATGTGATCATGTCATTCGTGTCAGCCGTCAGCGTGTGGCCGTGTGCATGATTGATGGGGCGggataaaataaaaaaggaaaaagaaaggaagcgATCGACCGCTGGATTGCTCAAAACCGTCGGCGATGACAGACTAGTTTGGATCCTTATATAAAATTTAGCTCGAGTTCGGacgtttgatgctaattagaaatattaaacataggttaataataaaaataattacTAAATGAGAGCTAATTCACGGTaagaatctattaaacctaattaattcatgattagtaCATGTTTAATACAGCCTCACTTGTGCTAAtcagactaattaggtttaatggattcatctcgcgaattaagtaattatttttttcattaatCTCTAtttattcctaattagtatccaataTGAtcccagctaaactttagctcaggaTACAAACACCCCATGAACCGCCACCTTTTTGCACCTTTGTTTCCGTCGGGAGTTTGATGCCCGGCCTGCGTAGAACCAGCAACGCTACCCTTTAGCCTTTAGAGAGTAAAAAATGACTGGGAGTGGGAGACTTTCTTGTTTTCTCTGTAGAGACGGGGATTTTCTTGTTTTATTTCACTAGGAATGGAATTTTTTTCTGCATGTTTTTTCCCTCAAGTGAACACTCATGTACCAAGCTTTAACAAAGTATATATACAGACAAGAACTAGTAGTATTTCATTGCCGTGATAGAAGTTACACTGACAGTATTCAAAGACTACGCCGCTCTGCAGAAGGCAGAAGCTATGCTATTAAGCTTAGCAGAGGTCTGCACTGCAGGGGCCTGCTTATTGTTGCATCCAAACATACACGGCAGCACAAGTCttggttgtgacttgtgagcccATCAAGGCCTGAAGAAAGCCGGGTGGGGACGGCCGGCGCCCTGGTAGGAGGTGTTCTTGAGGTGCTCCGGGGCGTTCTCGAACGAGTGCCGCCTCGCCAACGACAGGATCTTCTTGTCGGCGGCGATGAAGTATGCCATCCCAGCAACTGAAAGAAGCCATAACCAACAAACGAATGATTCAGTGAAGCGTGCCCATGTCAAGAAGCGAGAGAGAAAGATGCAGAAGCAGAACAGACCTGTGGAGATGATGAGGGCCTGGCCGGTGGGATTGATGTTGGCCTTCGCCCATGGCAGCATCCGCACGCTCGCCATCTGAAGGAAAGGATACCAATCAGCAGAATGGTAAGATACTGCAGACTGATGCTGTCACATTTTAACACTTGCGGAGGGATCAGAGAACGAGATGAACTCACGGTGGGGATCGCAGAGGCGATGGTCGCTACAGCTGCTGCCTTGGCTCCTGCGAGTGTCGCCTCTGCATCATATGCAGGCACGTAATCATCAGTCAGTCTCAGTCAGTGCACAAAAAGCATTAACAAAACTAATGTGCAGAGTTCAGTCGGATCAACTCATCAACGTATGCTGTATCTGTGCATTTTATTTACCTCTCGAGCAGCGCTTGGCGAGGGCGAGTTTCTGGTCAAGGGACGCGGCCGACATGATGAACGACTGCTCCTGAGGCTAGCTACCGAGGACGAAGCGGATCGGCAGGTGGCGAGAGTGAGCAGCTAGCGGCAGTGAGAGTGAGACTGAGAGCGATGAGTGAGCGAGGATTGGGATGGATGGGTTGCGAGGAGAGGCCGTCAACTTATAGCATCGGGAGGGAGCCCAAACGACCGGCGGGGGCAGAGGGGAaccggcgggcgggggcgcggAGGCCGGACGTGGTTTTGTGGGCGAGGCCGAAACCATGTGTGCCCGGGGCGCAGGCGAGGTGGCGATGCGTGAGAGCCAGAGCCGGGGCGCGTCGCGTGACGCCACGTCCTCGGGTGATCACGCGTCCCTATCCGCTAGGACTCCGGACTCCGGAGGCTTGGAGATGGACGCTATCGGCATCTGCATGGGTCTCCGCACCTCTGCCCACACCTTCTTCCTGTTCTGCCGCTCTACTGCTCTGCTCTGCGCCTCGTCACGACGTCATCACCTCGTGCAGTTTCACCAACAGCCGGAGAACAAACGGGACGGATCCACCGCGTACCTGAGCTGTAAGAAAACGTGAGCGGCGTTAGCAATGGATGGAAGAACGTTCATGGAAAGCTAGTAAAaaagggccttttttttttttgttctgatGACAGTGATCTGATCCGGGTGGCTGTGCACTCGGTTTTGGGAGTTCGGGACCCAATCAGGGTGTCGCTCCCAGTTTTCGGCAGGAGGGCTGCAGGCACCAACAGCAGAGACCGCTCCGCCGGCCCCATCGGCCCCAGTGTCTCTCTCTGTGGGCTGATGAGCTTTCGAGCAACCCGCTTATCCCCTGCGGAGATGCTGGGCGTTCTGGAGAGACGGCTGTGCTAAAAATACGATAACTTGGTGAGAATAAAATTAAATAATACTCtcctatatatttttatttattccGTTGCTCTCAAATTAACcctatttttttatgtttttttcccTTGGTTTGTTTGTCCAAGATTGATGAAGGAGATGTTGGTTTATTTAATTATCTGCTAAGGTTATTCCAGATAATCAGATGGGATCCTGCTGTGTGCATGGTGTTATCAACTGTGTAGATATTGCAAAAAGAACTTAATGGTAACAAACTAATTTGaagaatttttttgaaaaaaacatTTCAAGAAAAAAGTTATGTGAAGAAAGTTTTGGTAAAACATTCCAAGTTTTCGCGAAAAAGTTTAGTGAAAAAGTTTTCCGCAAAAGTTCATCATGGGAAGTTCCGAAAACGGAATGTTGTGGTGGAGAAATAATAATGCATAAAAAAGTTTAGCATTTTTGTCGCTTGTTGTCAGAAGGGGTTGCGCGTGAGCCTCCATCATCATAACGGTTGCAACTATAATCATAAGCGATATTCATAACCGTAATCGTTGTCGTATTGCTAGATTCAACAGAAGAATGGTACAAGTTTGCATGCATGGGTAGGATTCACGTCTCAAAACTTATGTGTGATGTCTTGGTGTTTACAAGGTGTTCAATGCTATATGGTGTGTTTACCCTTTTTCTTGGAGTTGTAATAATCGATGGCTTTGTCCATCATATCTTTCGCTAGCTAATGTAGTGTGTTTGGAATAATTTTACTATTTTATCTAGAAAAAGCTATAGTCATACATGGAGTACTTTCGTGCCTGTTTTATGttcatttttaattatttttatttttttccattgcgAGGAGATTGAGGTTTTGCCACTGCCTTCTTGAGGTGTTGGCTATGTTTTAGTGGATGGCACAGTACAATACAACGCTACTTCGTCCATCATCGATCTGAAGAAGGAAAGTTTTCTGACAGCAAGTTTTTCATGGTCATGTAGCACAAAGTTGCAGTACTCTTAATAAACTGGGGTATCGAATATATGATGGAAATTCATAATTACAATATAAACTTGAGCACCACACACTATATATTGTAGTTTCTCCA
It includes:
- the LOC101752980 gene encoding early nodulin-93 — encoded protein: MSAASLDQKLALAKRCSREATLAGAKAAAVATIASAIPTMASVRMLPWAKANINPTGQALIISTVAGMAYFIAADKKILSLARRHSFENAPEHLKNTSYQGAGRPHPAFFRP